The Planctomycetia bacterium genome includes the window TCGGGCGCGCGGGGATCCCCTTTGACGTTGAAGGGCTCGTAGGCCGCGCCGAGATATCCGGGCGGATCGGTGTAGCGGGCTGCGACGGGGATCCCGAAGTGCGCCGGAATGCCCTTCACTTTGTTGCCGCGCAGCGCCGTCAGCAGGCAGCCGAAATTCGGAAAGTACTGCTCGCCGCGCATCGGCAAAAACCCCGATGCCACGTGTTGCGAGCCGATGTCGTGTCCGCCGCTCGTTCCTTGCCACGAACGGATGAGGGCGACCTTGTCCATGCGCCGTGCCATGAGCGGCAGCTTTTCGCAGATCAAAGTGCCGGGCACGTTAGTCTGCGTCGGTTTCCAGAGGCCGCGAATTTCGACGGGAGCGTCGGGCTTCGGGTCGAATGTTTCGAACTGACTCGGTCCGCCGGCCAAGAAGATAAAAATGCAGGAAACGTCAGGCGACTTGCGAGCCGCCGATTGCGACGCCCGCACTGCCTCGGGAAGACTGAGGCCGAACAGTCCGGCCCCGATCTGTAACGCCGCGCGTCGA containing:
- a CDS encoding DUF1501 domain-containing protein — encoded protein: MKSTHTPSAARTTRRAALQIGAGLFGLSLPEAVRASQSAARKSPDVSCIFIFLAGGPSQFETFDPKPDAPVEIRGLWKPTQTNVPGTLICEKLPLMARRMDKVALIRSWQGTSGGHDIGSQHVASGFLPMRGEQYFPNFGCLLTALRGNKVKGIPAHFGIPVAARYTDPPGYLGAAYEPFNVKGDPRAP